The genomic stretch GTGGCGATTCCCACCACCTCGGGCACCGGCTCGGAAGTGACGCCGTTCGCGGTCGTCACCGACGACGCCACCGGCGTCAAATATCCGATCGCCGACTACGAACTGACCCCCAGCATGGCGATCGTCGACGCCAATTACGTGATGAACCTGCCGAAATCCTTGACCGCCTTCGGCGGCATCGATGCGGTGGTGCACGCGCTGGAGGCCTATGTGTCGATCATGGCCAGCGAATTCACCGACGGCCAGGCGCTGCAAGCGCTGCGGCTGCTGAAAGACAATCTGCCCGCAGCCTATACAAAGGGCGCCAAGGATCCGGTCGCGCGCGAGCGGGTCCACAGCGGCGCCACCATCGCCGGCATCGCCTTCGCCAACGCCTTCCTCGGCGTCTGCCATTCGATGGCGCACAAGCTCGGCGCGGCGTTCCACGTCCCGCACGGCCTGTCCAACGCGCTGCTGATCTGCAACGTGATCCGGTACAATGCCAACGACAACCCGACCAAGCAGACCGCGTTCTCGCAATATGACCGGCCGAAATCACGCCACCGCTATGGCGAGATCGCAATCGCGCTGGGGCTGCAGGGCGTCAACACCGCCGCGCGGATCGACGCCCTGCTGGAATGGCTCGAGGGGCTGAAGCGCGACTTGGACATCCCGGCCTCGATCCGGGAAGCTGGCGTGTCCGAGGCCGATTTCCTGGCCAAGCTGGATAGCATTGCGGTCGAGGCGTTCGACGATCAGTGCACCGGCGCCAATCCGCGCTTCCCGCTGGTGTCGGAACTCAAAACCATCCTGCTTGACAGCTATTACGGCCGCGCCTTCAGCGAGCGGCACGAGGAGGACGTCCGAATGCTGCCGCCTGCCCCGACGGTGCGGGCAGCGGAGTAACCGCGGTCGGGGCGGGCCACTCCCCGCCCCGGGACTGCGTCGAATGAGTTGAGCTAGACCAGCCGGCTCTGCACCACGGCCGCCTGAACGAACGAGGCGAACAGCGGATGCGGCTCGAACGGCCGCGACTTCAGTTCGGGGTGGAATTGCACCCCGATGAACCAGGGATGGTCCTCATATTCGACAATCTCCGGCAACACGCCATCGGGTGACATGCCGGAGAAGCGCAGGCCGTGCTGCTCGAGTCGGTCCTTATAGGCGGTGTTGACCTCGTAGCGATGGCGGTGGCGTTCGAAGATCTCCAGCGCGCCGCCATAGACCTCGGAAACGCGGCTACCGCGCTTGAGCTCGGCCGGATAGGCGCCCAGCCGCATGGTGCCACCGAGATCGCCGGCCTGCGAGCGTTGCTCGCGTTCATTGCCGCGCAGCCATTCGGTCATCAACCCGACCAGCGGTTCGGCGGTCGGTCCGAACTCGGTCGAATTGGCGTTCTCGATACCGGCGAGATTGCGCGCCGCCTCGATCACCGCCATCTGCATTCCGAAGCAGATGCCGAAATACGGGACGTTGCGTTCGCGGGCGAACCGCGCCGCCTCGATCTTGCCCTCGGCGCCGCGCTGGCCGAAGCCGCCGGGCACCAGGATGCCATTGACGTGCTCCAGGAACGGCGCCGGGTCCTCGTTCTCGAACACCTCGCTCTCGATCCAGTCGAGATTGACCTTGACCTTGTTGGCGATGCCGCCATGCGACAGCGCCTCGGTGAGCGATTTGTAGGCGTCCTTCATCCCGGTATATTTGCCGACGATCGCGATCGTCACCGCGCCCTCGGGATTGCGCACCCGCTCATTGATGACGTGCCAGCTTTGCAGCGCCGGCGTCGCCTTCGGGGTGATGCCGAATGCCGCCAGCACCTCGTCGTCGAGGCCGGCATCGTGATAGGCCTCCGGCACCGCATAGATGTTGTCGACGTCACGCGCCTCGATCACCGCGCTTTCGCGGACGTTGCAGAACAGCCCGAGCTTGCGGCGCTCTTCCTTGGGGATCTCGCGGTCGGTGCGGCACAGCAGGATGTCAGGCTGGATGCCGATCGAGCGCAATTCCTTGACCGAATGCTGGGTCGGCTTGGTCTTCAATTCGCCCGCGCTGGGGATGTAAGGCAGCAGCGTCAGATGCACGTAAATGGCGTCGCCGCGCGGCAGATCGTTCTTGATCTGGCGAATCGCCTCGAAGAACGGCAGGCCCTCGATGTCGCCGACGGTGCCGCCGATCTCGCACAGCACGAAATCATAATCGTCATTGCTGTCGAGAATGAATTCCTTGATCGCATTGGTGACGTGTGGGATCACCTGGATGGTGGCGCCGAGATAATCGCCGCGGCGCTCCTTGGTCAGGATGTCCTGATAGATCCGGCCGGTGGTGATGTTGTCGGCCTTGGTCGCCGGGCGCCCGGTGAAGCGCTCGTAATGGCCGAGGTCGAGGTCGGTCTCGGCGCCGTCATCGGTGACGAACACTTCGCCATGCTGATAGGGCGACATCGTTCCGGGGTCGAGATTGAGATAGGGATCGAGCTTGCGCAGCCGGACCTTATAGCCGCGCGCCTGCAGCAGCGCGCCGAGTGCCGCCGATGCCAAACCCTTGCCAAGCGAGGAGACCACGCCGCCGGTGATGAAGATATACCGCGCCATGGGACTTAACCTTTAAGGCCCCCGGCACCGATTCGCAAAACGAATCGGTGCGGACGGCCGGATGAAGAGATGTCTATGGGTGACTTTGAAACGATATCAGTTTCAAACGGTTGCAAACGAAACCTGATGTAACCCATCAGGTTTCGCAATGCATAGCCGCAAAGTTTATTGCGAACGTGGCGCCTGCGGGACCGCCGGGGCCTGCTGATTCTGTTGCTGATCGGCCTTCTTCAGCGAGTCGAGCAAGCCGCCGCCTTCGGACAGCGGCGGCGCCGGCGTGGCGGGCTGCGATTGCGTCGTCGGGCTCGAGGTGGGGAGAATTGACGTGGGCTTGCGGTCGTAGCTCGCCAGCCATGACAGCAACAGGCTGGTGATGAAAAAGCCGACCGCCAGAACCGCGGTGGTGCGGGTGAGCAGGTTCGCCGTGCCTCGGCTCGACATGAAGCCGCCACCGCCGCCGCCGCCGACGCCCAGGCCGCCGCCTTCGGATTTTTGCACCAGCACCGCGCCGATCAACGTCGCGACGAACATCAGGTGGATCACGGTAATGACAGTCTGCATTGTACCCTTCCGTCGCAAACCCAAGGCCACCAAGGTCCACGCCGGCGGGTGGCTGCTCGACAGGCTTGCGGGATGTTGAAGTCGCGCGGTGTCTACACGATCCAACGGGGGATTGTCACCCCCGCAGGTTCGGCACCGGCTGCCTGTTGTGGTTAATCGCCTCGATACCGAAGGCCAACAGTTAAGGGCACCCGGTGGCGATCGCAAGGAAGTCGACCGCTTTCAGGCTGGCGCCGCCGACCAGCGCGCCGTTGACATGCGGCACCGCCATCAATTCCTTGGCATTGGAGGGCTTGACCGAGCCGCCATACAGGATGCGGATCGCAGTGCCCGCGGCGCCAAACCGCTGTTCCAGACCCGCGCGGATAAAGCCATGGACTTCGGCGACGTCAGCCGTCGTGGGCGTTCGGCCGGTGCCGATCGCCCAAACCGGCTCATAGGCCACCACGACATTGCTGGCAGTGGCGCTATCCGGCAACGATCCGGCAAGCTGGCCCGCGACGACGTCCAGCGTGTGGCCGGCGTCGCGCTCGCCCTGGGTCTCGCCGACGCAGACGATCGCCACCAGGCCGGCCCGCCACGCCGCCTGCGCCTTCAGCCTGACGATGGCGTCGGTCTCGTTATGGTCGGCGCGGCGTTCGGAATGTCCGACGATAATGGTGCTGGCACCGGCATCCGCCAGCATTTCGGCGGAAATATCGCCGGTATGCGCGCCGGAGGCATCGGCATGACAATCTTGCGCGCCGATCGAAAACGGTACCGCACGGGGTTGCGCCAGGCTCGCCAGCTTCTGGGCGAAGCTGGTGACCAGGGTCGCCGGCGGGCAAACCAGCAGTTCGACCGTGTCGGGCAACAGCTTGGCCCCGGTCATCATCGCGTCGAATTCCGACAGCGAGGCGCGCAGGCCATTCATCTTCCAGTTTCCGGCAATCAGCGGACGAATGGCGGGCATGGGATCAACTCTCACTGGGAATGGAACTGCTGCGCTAGCAGAGCCGCTGACGATGCTCAAGGGCGCGGCGCGCGGATATCCCCTTCCCCCAGGCCGAATCAGCGCAGACTTGGTTCGCGCTCTTTCCGGGCTTGGGACGAATCGGGGGTCGCGGGCGCGTCACCATCCCTGCCCTTCGATTTCTCGGCAGCCGGATCAAGCACCGCTTCATAGCGGCGCCTGTCCGACCTTTCCACGCGGACGCTGACCAGGCTACCGCCGCGGCGAATGCTCTTGGCGCAGATTTCAGCCTGATTGGTCGCGATTCCAGCCTCGGCGACGATCCCGATCAAGCCGCCCGCGACACCAACAACCAATGCCCCCGTCGCAGCGGCGGCAAACCAGCCCGCCTCAACCACAGCCTCGAAGCCCGGCACCAGCAGCATCCCCAACCCGGCAAGCATTCCGCCGAACC from Rhodopseudomonas sp. BAL398 encodes the following:
- a CDS encoding CTP synthase, which translates into the protein MARYIFITGGVVSSLGKGLASAALGALLQARGYKVRLRKLDPYLNLDPGTMSPYQHGEVFVTDDGAETDLDLGHYERFTGRPATKADNITTGRIYQDILTKERRGDYLGATIQVIPHVTNAIKEFILDSNDDYDFVLCEIGGTVGDIEGLPFFEAIRQIKNDLPRGDAIYVHLTLLPYIPSAGELKTKPTQHSVKELRSIGIQPDILLCRTDREIPKEERRKLGLFCNVRESAVIEARDVDNIYAVPEAYHDAGLDDEVLAAFGITPKATPALQSWHVINERVRNPEGAVTIAIVGKYTGMKDAYKSLTEALSHGGIANKVKVNLDWIESEVFENEDPAPFLEHVNGILVPGGFGQRGAEGKIEAARFARERNVPYFGICFGMQMAVIEAARNLAGIENANSTEFGPTAEPLVGLMTEWLRGNEREQRSQAGDLGGTMRLGAYPAELKRGSRVSEVYGGALEIFERHRHRYEVNTAYKDRLEQHGLRFSGMSPDGVLPEIVEYEDHPWFIGVQFHPELKSRPFEPHPLFASFVQAAVVQSRLV
- the secG gene encoding preprotein translocase subunit SecG: MQTVITVIHLMFVATLIGAVLVQKSEGGGLGVGGGGGGGFMSSRGTANLLTRTTAVLAVGFFITSLLLSWLASYDRKPTSILPTSSPTTQSQPATPAPPLSEGGGLLDSLKKADQQQNQQAPAVPQAPRSQ
- the tpiA gene encoding triose-phosphate isomerase, translated to MPAIRPLIAGNWKMNGLRASLSEFDAMMTGAKLLPDTVELLVCPPATLVTSFAQKLASLAQPRAVPFSIGAQDCHADASGAHTGDISAEMLADAGASTIIVGHSERRADHNETDAIVRLKAQAAWRAGLVAIVCVGETQGERDAGHTLDVVAGQLAGSLPDSATASNVVVAYEPVWAIGTGRTPTTADVAEVHGFIRAGLEQRFGAAGTAIRILYGGSVKPSNAKELMAVPHVNGALVGGASLKAVDFLAIATGCP